One Aegilops tauschii subsp. strangulata cultivar AL8/78 chromosome 2, Aet v6.0, whole genome shotgun sequence genomic window, tgtgtttcttttgtgcttgctcttttatttttcattgcatcatgccatcatgtcattaattttaAAAACACTCAAccaagtaaattgcatggatctccgatccatttaaatcgagggaaatgcacatggtgatttatCTTTATAacacatatcctcccaatattattagggagctatattaaaatattccattacttggagttcaccataacacacttgcaaatatcccaatgcctttgttatcttaattcttggtctccaacctcgccatatatttttttcatcatattccggagctccaccaaaaatccgaacatttttgggacgtcccaaccctcacttcctattcaaatcatttgaatttaaaccaaatgaatttgaatttaaatctttcaatcatggccttttctattttctcggaacaagcatGTTTTTTGTGAGTCCCGAGAAATTATCTGCGGGTCCAACATCTTTCCCTAACCTTCTCTTTCTTTTCCCTTTTCTCTAATTTCTTTTCTGCCAAAGAAAtaagggagagagaagagagagacccCCAGCCGGCCCAGCCTCCCAACTCCAAGCCGGCCCATCCCCGCGGCCCACCTAGGCCCAGTCGCGCCCAGCTCTAACCCTAGTCTCTCTCCATCCCCATCTCCTCCCGCACCGCCGCCAGTGCCcgaccccctctccctctcctcgcgcccgatccccatctctccctccTCTCGCTCTCTTCCTCGTGCTGGTCCCCATGGCGTCGCCACCCACACCCACCGCCGGCGCCCTGCAGCCGCCGCCGTCTTGCAGCCGTCCCGCGCCCGCATCCATGCTCCGGATCGAGAGGAGCTCGATCCCGAGCGCCTTCTGCCCGTCCAtgccgccgtccccgtcgcctCGCCAAGCTCCATGGCGCCGCCTCCGAGCCCTACATCCTGCAGCTGGCCGCCTCCAGCCCTCGTCCGCGGCCGCGCCAAGTCCAGCGAGGCGTCGCCGTACCCGCTGCCTCCCGCGTCTCCTCGTCGCGCGCTGCGACCACCAGGAGCTCCACCGCGCCTCGATCCTCCTCTGCTCCGCCTCCGTTGCGCCAAGGCACCCCGGCCACCCCTTCCTCTGCCACCGTGACGTCGTTCTGGCCGTCGAGCCCATCTCCTCCGTCCATCCCCATCGCCCCGCTGCCGCGCCGTCTTTTCACCTCCTGCCTGCGTCCCTCTGCACCGTGCTGCCCGAGCCGCCGGGATCTTATGCCATGGCCTGGACTCCTCTACGCCCATGAGCCTCGATGCCCTTGCTGCTGCCCGCCAGAGGCCCCTGTTGTCTCGCTTGGTGTTGGTTTGGTTTTAGATAAACAAGAACGAGACGCCAAGACCCGTACCCGGACATTCAAGCATCTTCTCCGAGAATTTTGCCAAGTACCACGACGATGCGCCAAGTACATCTACGACCCGTGTACGACTACGTGATTTCACCAAGTACCCCTCGGATGCACCAAGTTCGACTACTTGGACCACCAAGTTCCTCTACCGATGACTCAAACGACTAcgaaacgtgtaccactaccgtcgacctcgaagactccgtggacgtcaagttcctcgccgtgaccccgaacatctacggaatGTGTACGACTATGAAacatgtaccactacttccactaccgtcgcgagaacgactacttcccctacgacacgtgaacaactacttccacttcgaacgcgttccgccccgaatgcacgcttcgaaggtataaccccgagacgacgtccgAGAACGAATGCGTGTGTGTTGTAagagatgctcgtgtttgcaccatttccgagagaggtctttgcatgttcctcgattgccatgccgccgtatcgtgggaacccggaatccgggagcaccccaccatccttgcatgacacgctcacgcccacttctcttgcaccggtatctccgtgagctatcggaaccgatatgtttccgtggcaccatttccgtttcaccgccgtggcaccctttttcttccaccacggcgacaaatgcttcataacatgctcatgtcaacattttcattaaACTGCATAAAACTTAcatatgtcattcgcatcatgataacaacatttaaatgtttaaaattgtgtttgcatttaaattgctatatgacatgaggattttccggtattgtcgtttgttatttccggcctcatttaaacttgcctagataggttgtttaattatgcttcacctcttgccatgttaatcaacatttaatattgttgggtacataatgagatagaactaaataattgatgtggtgtttcgtcaatatgcaactcgttgcatattgagctccacttaacttgtagttttgcttgtgcactttgccatgccatgcatatttaaaccggacatgcatcatacttgtttgtgcatcatgccatgtgtatgtggtggttgtttactatgttgtttgtttctttccgggttgcttctctcgttagcttcgggttcgttccggagttgtgaggattcgttcgactacgtccgtttgtcttcttcatggactcgttcttcttcctagcgggatctcaggcaagatgaccataccctcgaaatcacttctatctttgcttgctagttgttcgctcttttgctatgccgcgctacctaccacttgctatatcatgcctcccatattgccatgtcaagcctctaacccaccttttttcctagcaaaccgttgtttggctatgttaccgcttttgctcagcccctcttatatcgttgttagttgcaggtgaagatgaagattgctccatgttggattatgtttatgttgggatatcacaatatctcttatcttaattaatgcatctatatacttggtaaaggatggaaggctcggccttatgtctggtgttttgttccactcttgccgccctagtttccgtcataccggtgttatgttccttgattttgcgttccttacgcggttgggtgatttatgggacccccttgacagttcgctttgaataaaactcctccagcaaggcccaaccttggttttaccatttgctaccacctatccccttttcccttgggttctgcagactcaagggtcatctttattttagacccccccgggTCAGTGCTCCTTCGaatgttggtccgaaccgagtagcctgcggggccacctcggggaaactcgaggtctggttttactcgtagcttgacttatccggtgtgccctgagaacgagatatgtgcagcttctatcgggatttgtcggcacatcgggcggctttgctggtcttgttttaccattttcgaaatgtcttgtaaaccgggattccgagactgaccgggtcttcccgggagaaggtttatcctttgttggccgtgagagcttataatgggctaagttgggacacccctgcagggtataaaatttcgagagccgtgcccgcggttatgtggcagatgggaatttgttaatatccggttgtagagaacttgacacttgacttaattaaaatacatcaaccgtgtgtgtagccgtgatggtctcttttcggcggagtccgggaggtgaacacggtttctgggttatgtttgacgtaagtaggagttcaggatcacttcttgatcattgctagttcacgaccgttccgttgcttctcttctcgctctcatttgcgtatgttagccaccatatatgattgtgcttgctgcagctccacctcactaccccatcctttcctttaagtttaaatagtcttgatctcgcgggtgtgagattgctgagtcctcgtgactcacagatacttccaaacaattgcaggtgccgaggataccagtgcaagtgatgctaccgaactcaagtgggagttcgacgaggaccttggtcgttactatgtttcttttcatgttgatcaatagtggagcccaattgggacgatcggggatctagcagttgggttatcttcttttcttttggctttgaccgtagtcggtctatgtgtgtactctgattgatgtatgatttatttatgtattgtgtgaagtggcgattgtaagccaactctttatcccattcttgttcattacatgggattgtgtgaagatgacccttcttgcgacaaaaccacaatgcggttatgcctctaagtcgtgcctcgacacgtgggagatatagccgcatcgtgggtgttacaatcTGAGGAGGCGGAGATGACAGAAAGGAACAAGAcacttactcgtcctccacctcctcttctgctgccttcctcttcctccttgggctaaGGGACCCGAAGTCAAAGACGACCTCCGCGTCGACATCTGCcagaggaggggaagaaggtggAGTCTGTCCACgtttggacgaagaagaggcagttgctttcttcttcgccaccgcagCCCTCACCAActtcctcgccgccgcggcccttgtCTGGCGTGCGGACCCCTCCTGGATCTGCTGCGGTTGCATGGCCCGTGCggccgttcccgcagcccctcatgtgcaaccttaGGGTCTGcggcgggtcgagctccatctcccgagcaaatggagtgggaagacgaagacggcggtGCACCggccggtgcagcctgatgaagaattcATGAGGCTgatccccgacgtggccctccatcgggggAGGGGCTGCTGGTGGAGGCGAGACcgatgcgccgccccgtcctcctcttccccgagcgccacgacgacctcgccctcgccccctcccccttcctctcgtggccggcgccgccgccacgagctccTGGGGAGGAGGGGCGCGCTGTCGAGCGGAAACCCTCGACGCCACTGTTGAAATACCGCCGCGCCCTCCCGCCATAGCAGAGGAAAGGAAGGAGCCAAGATGGGAAGAGATGGATGATGTAGGATTGAGGAGTGCCCAAAAACGCAtggcgcttatgtgtggcccaggcccggcggctcctgtcggtgtacaaaagtaggggctctccttttgaccccttaaCTCGTAcgcgggcagtcagagccacacctgcggccacacttagcagggcaagggACGGAAACCAGAGCACCAGACAaacagagcaacgccaagaccagagacacaaaaaGCAAGAAGGCGAGGCAGACTCCCCCGACAAAACCCTTACCGGgacggcctccgcagccccggcaaaagtcttgccggggcaacttgcgtGGCGCCAGTAGAGCACGCCTTCCTCGAGCCTAAGGGTACCAACGCCACCAACGACATCGAGGCCAAGGCTCGgaaggcacctccgtggtggcatgcagatctttgtgaagatcataaataCGCAAGACcagatgaggactagaagacgacgaccctcggcaagatccttgctggggaaatccacgagacccctggcaagacccttgccggggacgactacgACGCCacgacaaggcccttgccggggtcccggcaagacccttgccgaggacaatgGTGGGGCCGCAGCCGGGCCTGCACCTGCCAAGACTCtaccgccgttcccatacagctgccagcccaaccagctggacaagcgcctgcgtggcgacgtgcagcttccaagccaactcagcaagcacctgcgtggtggcatgcagatcttcgtgaagactctaccaccgcgccacctcagctgtctgcctgcctacatggcgctgcatgcatcgctggcccgggcgcgtgtcgaagcgaggcggggcggcgacggacgggacgggcctcattcccgtccccgataaagcaaggggacacctaagcgatgcattaaatgcgtcttgtcatgtaatacgggcgataagctcatgatactgtagacctttccacctcatatgtgccactgtggcgactccttttgcctataaaaggaggcccgaggcgaccaggagagggattcggctcttttgaatgATGCAGCCTccatagctagttcgagggctcaagaacactctcaaatacacaccaaagcaggactagggtattacgcatcctcgcggcccgaacctgggtaaacaatcgCTGTGTCgactcctaaacctgctcttctcacaaccccgcgcccgccaactgtagaagggattccagtgatcccataggtgtcgttcccccgACACAACAATAACCTTTAGCCCAAACAAGTTGCGGGTATGCTAGAGCTGAAATCCATCAGATCTTgcaaccaactcatggttctCTCACGTGAATAACCAGCTTTCACATACCCTAGCCCATGGTGATATTTCAGTTATTCATATCTCTCtttacggactcctcccatgtcaagttTGGTCAACCACGACCTCTCTTGACATTATCAGCATGCTTTAGCCATCCGCTATGCAATTGAGCTTCTGGAGACATGCGCtaaatatgcccaaaccatctcagatgatgttggacaagcttctctttaATCGGTGATACCCCAACTCTATCCCATACATCATCATTCCAGACCCGATCCTTCCTTGTGCtaccacacatccatctcaataTGCGCATCTGCGCTACACCTAACTCTTGAACATGTCGtattttagtcggccaacactcagcaCCATATACAACATTACGGGTCGAATCGCCATCCTATAGAACCTGTCATTTAGCTTTTATgacactctcttgtcacagagaacgCCAGAAGAATGGCACTAtttcatccatccggctttgattcgatgaCTCACATGTTCAGTAATATCACCGTCCTTCTGCAATATTGACCCCAAATTTGTGAAGGGTGGGAGCCAACAAAAGCCTCTAAAAAATTGTGTTTGAGGAATAGACTATTTTTAGAATTCTTGCACTTAAAGAGTTGGGCTCCTCAAGCAATCTCCATGCCTGTTGAGCTAGTGGAGCAAGATTAAAAACTTCCAAATCTCGGAACCCTAAACCTCGCACAATTTTGTCCCAGACATCACGTCCCAAGACACCCATTCGACTTTACGTTGACCTCCATTGTACCCCCAGCAAAACTGTCTAATCATCTTCTTTAGATGCTAACAATACCTCGAGGAAGCTTGAAACAACTCATAGAATAAACTGGAATGGTCTTCGATTAACCAACTAACTGCGAGAGATGGTCTCTTTGCTCGAAAGAAATGCGAAACTTTTTAAAGATTATCAGTCATAGCAAAGATGGAGTCATCTCCCttcttggactttggaaaacctgCCACGAAGTTCATCAATAGAGAATAGAGAGGAGAGCCCTGAGCTTCAAGAAGAATTTGATTTCTCAAATCTCCGTGCTTAGGCACAACAAGACGTTCTTCAAAGAGCGCCTATCCTTCAATCTCCAGATAGTAGCATTTGGACTTGTGAATGCTGGATTTAATGTCCTCTATAACCTTCTTGATCATACCATCAGAAAGATGAGGTTTGCAAATTTGATCTTTAAGGGTTGGAGTGACTTCAAGGCCAGCAAGATAGTTATGAGGAACATTTTCAAGGTTGCTTCCGAAATTGATTACAAAGAGAAGGATGAGATGATTCAAGAACGAGATGGTGGGCGTGGTTGCCGCTGTTCAGGTACGGACATGGACGCATCTTGTGGGGGACAATGGAAGCAGCGTGGACGCGGAGGAGGAAGTGTACGAAGCTAGCTAGGCATGACACATCCCGGCGAGGTACGCGTGATACCTCTAGATTTGTTGCTTCTTCGTGTGATTCCTCTAGTTGGTTCAGTTTCAATATAATGGTTCGCTGAGATTATTTTCCTTGGGGGCTAGTTGTAATCAAAAGAATGGAAACCAGTGGACATAGGCGCTTGGTATCTGATTTCTGCATGATCAATCTCCACTTCAACTCTAAATTAGTTTTATGTTCGTGTGTTGGACAAATTTCTAAGAAAGGCTGGAGTAGAGTAAAAATACACGATTACATGAAAATGTGATTGTTTTCCATGTCAAATTCTTAGAAGTTTTTGTCCCCTGGTAATTTATAATTTTTTTGCCATGGAAGCTTAATAACAATTTCAACAACTCTTCACAATGGAAAATTGTTGGTATTCATTTTGAATTGGACCATGGCAAATTCATTGTCTTTACCATTGCGTTTTTATGTTTTGTAGATACCAAGGCAAATTATTTCTTGAACTTAGTATGTCAAATTATATTTGTACTTATGATGGCAATATTTACAAATTTTCGCCATCTCAAGCTTAGTAAACATTTCCAACAACTGTTCACAATGGCAATTATAGGTATTCTTTAGATCTTCTGCAATTTTATGATTGATACAATGGACATGACAACTTTGTAGGTGCATAGGAGATAATTTTATTTCAAAAATCATGTCAGTTTTGTGTGCATATGAATTTGGCTTCATCCAATATGCATGTTGTTGCCATTAGTTTAGTTAATTTTGACATGCAAACTTAGATATGTTTGCCATGAAAACTTTTAGTTGTGTTGCCATGGTAAACTGAACATGTGTTGACACGACAACGTACGATGTGTTTTACCATGGAAAGTTAAATACACTTTGCTATGACAACTTAAGAAGTGTTTCTGCGATGGCAAATTAAGATGTgttgccatggcaagttttacTCTTTTTTTCACATGCCAATTAACAAATGATttttttgccatggcaactttTATTATGCTAGCCATACAAAAACTTCAGATGTGATGCACTTGCCATGGTAACTTAAGATGTGTTTATGCCATGGCAAATTAAGATGTGTTGTCATGGAGAGTTTTGAGTTTTTTTCACACGGCAATTGTCAAATGCTTTTTCGCCATGTCAACTTTAATGTTAGTCATACAACAACTCCACATGTGCTGCACTTGCCATGTCAACATAAGATGTGTTGCCATTGGAAGTTTAGATGTTTTTCCTACACGCCAATTTAAAAGATGATTTTTTTTGCCATGGAAAATTAGCAATGCTAGCCATATTACAAATTAAGATGTGTTTCCATGGCAACTTTTAGATTTTTTTTCTACACACCATTTAAAAAGATGAATTTtattttttgccatggcaaatttactCTTTTTAACCAATGCAAAGTTATTTGCTGACCATGGAATTTTTATTGTTTTAGTCATGGAAATTCATACTTCATACCATGGCAAATTCATTTTTTGGACCATGGCAAACTAACTGTTTGCACCATGTCACTTTCTTTTTTCTTCAACCATGGTAAAGTTACTGTTTTTGACCATGGCAATTTTGTTAGTTAGACCATGGAAAATTTACTCTCTTAACCATGGGAAAGTTATATCTTTGACCATGACATATTTACTGTTTGAACACGGAAAATTCATACTTTACACCTTGGCAAAACCTTATATTTTAACCATGGCAAACTTATTGTTAATGTTAGTTTTTTTCTTAAACCATGGCAAAGTTATTGTTTGCACCATGGAAAAATAATTAGCCATGGCAAATTTACTTTTGAACCATGGCAAAGTTATTCCTTTAACCCATGACACCTTTTGGTTTGAATCATGGCAAATTCACACTTCATGACACAACAAATTCATTTTTTATGAACCATGACAGATTTTTTTTCATGGCAAAATTTCCTTTTTGTTTGGACCATGGCTACTTATGTACTTTTTGACCACAACAAAATTATTATTTTTGGACCATGGCAATTGTATTACTTTAAACATGGCAAACTTTTTGTTTGGGCCATGGGCAAATTTATTACTTTAACCATGGCAAACTTATTGTTTACACCTTCATGTCTACACCACTATGGAAACTTTTTATCAGACACACCATCAAAAATTCTTTTGTTTTTCTAAATTATTTTTGAAACATGGCAAATTTGTTGAATAGAGCATCGTAAAATAATGTACATCATGGCAATTTTGATCCCATGGCTTTTGTTGCATGTCCCCCATGGCAAATTCTAAAATTGTCTTCTTTTTGGTTCAAAGGAACATTTTTTTGTTCAAATATTAGTGTCGTTTCAAGATTTGCCATGCGTGTTAGAGAGATTTTTTTTCACGATTTACTTGTTTTTTAGCCATGATGAAGTTCTAAATGTAGCCATGTGGCGTTCTTTCTTCGTTATATACCGTATGATTTCCCCCTTTTTTACGTTGTTTTTTTTTCCTGAAACTAATAGTAACATTTGTTCTTCATGGCCATTTTTATCATCTATAGGATGGCAAAAAACCACCTTAAGTTATTTCAACATATATGTGATTTTTTTAATTGTGAATATGAAAATCTTTCTCGCGCCGGCTTTTAACATGGTAATTTTTTCCATACTACTATACGTACTTTAAAGAATTTTCGACATGCCTTTTTACCAACATTTTTTGCCAAATTCATTTTTTTTTCAAGTGAATGACGACTCGTGCAGACTGCTTGAGGCCCAATACAGAGGCTATGGCATGTGCTGTCCTATTTGCTTCATGTCCACGGTGTTAAATTGTCGTTGTACTGAATTCTCTCATTAGCGCTCGGCAATCATATCTAACATCGCACTGAAGGCAGATCGAAGGCGCCGCCGACGAGAGGCAAGCCGCATGCCGCCTGTTCGCTCGCAAATTGGGACAAAGGGGTAACGGAAGAAAGTGGATTTTTTTTCTTGAAGTATTAGAAAATGGATTTCCGTGTACCTAGGTTCCAAAAATTCTCTCCCGGTAGATTTCCTAGCTTTCTTTTGTGCATAATAGATTTTCTAACTTTAATCACCAGCTTATAGTATATTTGTGAATATAACGATGATTGTCTCTTTTCTTGGCGGGAAGGTAACGATGATTAGTTACACGTCGATTCCATGCAGTTGAAGCTGAGCAACGAGAAGAAATTAATCATCGATAACAACGTGTCAACACGGATGCAGCTTCGTACCCAACAATTCCAGAAGATAGAACAGTGCACTTGACTGGACTTGACGGACGCAGGACACATTGCCAGCCCATCTCAAATTCTCAATGGGCCAATCTTTATTGTGATCACTGATTCGATTCTCTTCCCTAAACACGGACGGTACTGCTCGATATATTTTCTCAACAGGAGTTGGTCAATAATTTCCCGTGTGCCCATTGATTAGCACAGGTACTGCTCGGTGGTTAGTCGTCCTGATCGCGAGCAGCCCGCGATTGGCCTGCTGCACCCATCCACAGTACGGATGCGCCCGAAATGACAAAACTGCCCCCCGTGCACGTACGGAGGGAGAGCTAGCTGAACCGGGCCCTGGCATTGGCGAGCAGCCCCCCGCGCTGACGAGGCAACAGGTTGGACCGGCACAACGGGCACGTCACCTCGCCGACGTCGATCCACCGGTCGATGCAGCCTCTGTGGAAGGCGTGGGAGCAGTTGCCCAGCGGCCGCACCTCGTCCGTCAGCTCCAGCCGCTCCAGGCACACCCTGCACGTACTCGCGTCGccgtcgtcgtcatcgtcgtGGCGACCCGCCGGTGCCGGCCTCTTCGACGTCGACGATCGCGATCGCTCCGCCAGGTGCACGGCGAACTCGACCGGGGGCAGCCGCTGCTTCACCGTCTCCGGAAGCGCGCCGTCCCGGTTGGGACGGCGGCGGCCGCCGCTGATGAGCGCCGCGTGCTCCTCGGGGGTGTAGGGGAACTCGTAGAGGCCGAGGAGGCAGAGGATGAGCACGAAAGCCAGCGCGGTGGCGTGGAAGAACCTGAACACGGCGGCGATGGGCCGGGGCACCGCGTTGCAGTAGCACACCAGCGGGAAGGTCATCGCGCACGCGCGGCGCGGCCAGCGGGCGGGCGGGCGAGAGCACTTCGCTGCCGTCGGAGCGCAACGGGCAGCAGCCAACCAGGTGGACGCCGTGCGTGCGTGCGCGCGCGTTTGGGCTTCACAAGGCAAAACGCGAGTGGGTACACCAACGGCGCATCTATAGGCTGAAGAAGTGAAGAGGAAAAGCGGCTTGTTTTATCGTGTCTGGCGAGGTGCGCTCGCGTGTGTCGACCGGGGGTCCAGGAAGTGGACCGGAAAGGGCGTGCCGTTGCGGCGTGGCTGTCGCGCGCTCGAGGATTTCGTGTGGGCA contains:
- the LOC109760160 gene encoding RING-H2 finger protein ATL57, translating into MTFPLVCYCNAVPRPIAAVFRFFHATALAFVLILCLLGLYEFPYTPEEHAALISGGRRRPNRDGALPETVKQRLPPVEFAVHLAERSRSSTSKRPAPAGRHDDDDDGDASTCRVCLERLELTDEVRPLGNCSHAFHRGCIDRWIDVGEVTCPLCRSNLLPRQRGGLLANARARFS